Proteins encoded within one genomic window of Couchioplanes caeruleus:
- a CDS encoding shikimate dehydrogenase: MTVNRRAAVCGKPIAHSLSPVIHAAGFAATGLLDWVYTAIECAEAELSDLVAGLGPEWAGLSLTMPLKEAALTVAAEVSPVAAATGAANTLVRRDDGSWFADNTDVPGMVRVLRDAGLAGAPSITVLGGGGTARAAMAAAAALGAAQVTVVTRRPEARDELAPAAAALGVTIAGVDWAEAPATFAADAVVSTVPKGAADGLALQVAWRPGTVLFDAIYDPWPTPLASAAAANGVRVVSGLDLLLAQALGQFELFTGVSPAPEAAMREALAAAAAVR; this comes from the coding sequence ATGACCGTGAACCGCCGGGCCGCCGTCTGCGGCAAGCCGATCGCCCATTCGCTGTCGCCGGTCATCCACGCCGCGGGTTTCGCCGCGACGGGGCTGCTCGACTGGGTGTACACGGCCATCGAGTGCGCCGAGGCCGAGCTCTCCGACCTGGTGGCCGGCCTCGGCCCCGAGTGGGCCGGGCTGTCGCTGACCATGCCGCTCAAGGAGGCGGCCCTGACGGTCGCCGCGGAGGTCTCGCCGGTCGCGGCCGCGACCGGCGCGGCCAACACTCTGGTACGCCGCGACGACGGTTCGTGGTTCGCCGACAACACCGACGTGCCGGGCATGGTCCGGGTGCTGCGGGACGCGGGTCTGGCCGGGGCGCCGTCGATCACCGTGCTCGGCGGCGGCGGCACGGCCCGGGCCGCGATGGCGGCGGCCGCCGCGCTGGGCGCCGCCCAGGTGACGGTCGTGACCCGCCGCCCGGAGGCCCGCGACGAGCTGGCGCCGGCCGCCGCCGCGCTCGGCGTGACGATCGCCGGCGTCGACTGGGCCGAGGCCCCCGCCACGTTCGCCGCCGACGCGGTCGTCTCCACCGTGCCGAAGGGCGCCGCCGACGGCCTGGCGTTGCAGGTCGCGTGGCGGCCCGGCACGGTGCTCTTCGACGCGATCTACGACCCGTGGCCGACCCCGCTGGCGTCCGCGGCGGCGGCGAACGGGGTCCGGGTGGTGTCCGGCCTCGACCTGCTGCTGGCCCAGGCGCTCGGCCAGTTCGAGCTGTTCACCGGCGTCAGCCCGGCCCCGGAGGCCGCCATGCGGGAGGCGCTGGCCGCCGCTGCCGCGGTGCGTTGA
- the mltG gene encoding endolytic transglycosylase MltG translates to MLDELDRAFDEPIERGKPRHRRPRGKGRSTVAFLMVFILLGVLGVGGYLGFEKVKGFFVVADYGGAGTGQVEVSLGEGSLTEIGNTLVEADVVKSTAAFIEAAEENPRGKNIQPGTYKLRKQMSAKDAVTVLLDPKARITKGITIPEGLSTMDIYTLLSKKTKIPVKDFEAAAKDPKALGVPDFWFNRRDDKKASGTIEGFLFPDTYEFKPKATAEEMLSAMVAKFIKVTTEMGFVKTVEGKLSVSPYEALIVASLSQAEAGIAEDLPKVARVAYNRAYKRNMPLQFDVTTNYWLQLQNKGKKHSGKMTTAELEDPKNPYTTTLKVGLPLGPINNPGKLALQGAVKPATGDWIFFTAVDKTGRSAFALTDDEHNANRDKACANGIPVCR, encoded by the coding sequence ATGCTCGACGAGCTGGACCGGGCGTTCGATGAACCGATCGAACGCGGCAAACCCCGCCACCGGCGCCCCCGCGGCAAAGGCAGGTCCACCGTCGCGTTCCTGATGGTGTTCATCCTGCTCGGCGTCCTGGGCGTGGGTGGCTACCTCGGCTTCGAGAAGGTCAAGGGCTTCTTCGTCGTCGCCGATTACGGCGGCGCGGGCACCGGTCAGGTGGAGGTGTCACTCGGTGAGGGCTCGCTGACCGAAATCGGCAACACGCTCGTCGAGGCCGACGTGGTGAAGAGCACCGCCGCGTTCATCGAGGCGGCGGAGGAGAACCCGCGGGGCAAGAACATCCAGCCGGGGACATACAAGTTGCGCAAGCAGATGTCGGCCAAGGACGCCGTCACCGTGCTGCTGGATCCCAAGGCCCGGATCACCAAGGGCATCACCATTCCCGAGGGCTTGAGCACAATGGACATCTACACCCTCCTGTCGAAGAAGACCAAGATTCCGGTCAAGGATTTCGAGGCGGCCGCGAAGGATCCGAAGGCGCTGGGGGTGCCGGACTTCTGGTTCAACCGCCGCGACGACAAGAAGGCGTCGGGCACCATCGAGGGCTTCCTCTTCCCGGACACCTACGAGTTCAAGCCGAAGGCCACCGCCGAGGAGATGCTGTCGGCGATGGTGGCGAAGTTCATCAAGGTCACCACCGAGATGGGCTTCGTCAAGACGGTGGAGGGGAAGCTGTCGGTGTCCCCGTACGAGGCGCTGATCGTGGCGTCGCTGTCACAGGCCGAGGCGGGCATCGCCGAGGATCTGCCGAAGGTGGCCCGGGTCGCCTACAACCGGGCGTACAAGAGGAACATGCCGTTGCAGTTCGACGTGACGACGAATTACTGGCTGCAACTGCAGAACAAGGGTAAGAAGCACTCCGGCAAGATGACCACCGCCGAGCTCGAGGACCCGAAGAATCCGTACACCACCACGCTGAAGGTCGGCCTGCCGCTGGGACCGATCAACAACCCCGGCAAGCTGGCACTGCAGGGCGCGGTGAAGCCGGCGACCGGCGATTGGATCTTTTTCACCGCCGTCGACAAGACCGGTAGGTCGGCCTTCGCCCTCACGGATGACGAGCACAACGCGAACCGGGACAAGGCCTGTGCCAACGGCATCCCGGTCTGCCGTTAG
- a CDS encoding multidrug effflux MFS transporter — MSSQPTAPTADAVRAPHGPLLVVMLGLVTAIGPLSLDMYLPAFPAVAEDLRVAPAEVQLSLTTCLIGLALGQLVCGPLSDRWGRRRPMLVGVGAYAIFSLLCALAPSAPLLAGARFLQGFAGGVGVVVARAIVRDLYSGVEAAKFFSRLTLIFGVAPIAAPLLGSAVLKVTSWHGIFVTLGIIAALLTALLAAHMPETLPVERRSPGGPMDTVRTARTLIADRGYVGYTLAQSFAFAALFSYISGSSFVFQDGYGISPTLYSVLFGVNACALIALSQANGRLLDRVAPRGLLTTALATQALAGVAVLAGAMLGSLVALGAGLFVVVGVIGMVMPNATALALDRHPDRAGTAAAVMGGIQSVIAALAAPLAGLGDPGLGVPMGAAVLGFAVAALSMLLLTGRAERA, encoded by the coding sequence GTGTCTTCCCAGCCCACCGCCCCGACCGCCGACGCCGTACGCGCGCCGCACGGTCCCCTGCTGGTGGTCATGCTCGGGCTGGTCACGGCGATCGGGCCGTTGTCGCTGGACATGTACCTGCCCGCATTCCCGGCCGTGGCCGAGGACCTCCGGGTCGCGCCGGCCGAGGTGCAGTTGTCGCTCACCACCTGCCTGATCGGGCTGGCCCTGGGGCAGCTCGTCTGCGGCCCGCTCAGCGACCGGTGGGGGCGGCGCCGGCCGATGCTGGTCGGCGTGGGCGCGTACGCGATCTTCTCCCTGCTCTGCGCCCTCGCCCCGAGCGCGCCGCTGCTGGCGGGCGCCCGGTTCTTGCAGGGCTTCGCCGGCGGCGTCGGCGTGGTGGTGGCCCGGGCCATCGTCCGGGACCTGTATTCCGGGGTGGAGGCGGCGAAGTTCTTCTCCCGGCTCACCCTGATCTTCGGCGTGGCTCCCATCGCGGCGCCGCTGCTGGGCAGCGCGGTGCTGAAGGTCACGTCGTGGCATGGCATCTTCGTCACGCTGGGCATCATCGCCGCCCTGCTGACGGCCCTGCTGGCCGCGCACATGCCGGAGACGCTGCCGGTCGAGCGGCGCAGCCCCGGTGGCCCGATGGATACGGTCCGCACGGCCCGCACGCTGATCGCCGACCGGGGGTACGTGGGCTACACGCTCGCCCAGTCCTTCGCCTTCGCGGCCCTGTTCAGCTACATCTCCGGCTCGTCGTTCGTCTTCCAGGACGGGTACGGCATCTCGCCGACGCTCTACAGTGTCCTGTTCGGGGTGAACGCGTGCGCCCTGATCGCGCTGAGCCAGGCTAACGGCCGACTCCTGGACCGCGTCGCGCCCCGTGGGCTGCTGACGACGGCACTGGCCACTCAGGCGCTGGCCGGCGTCGCCGTGCTCGCGGGCGCCATGCTCGGCTCGCTCGTGGCGCTCGGCGCGGGCCTGTTCGTGGTGGTCGGCGTGATCGGCATGGTGATGCCGAACGCGACCGCGCTGGCCCTGGACCGGCACCCCGACCGGGCCGGCACGGCGGCGGCGGTGATGGGCGGCATCCAGTCGGTGATCGCCGCGCTCGCCGCGCCGCTCGCCGGCCTGGGCGACCCGGGCCTGGGCGTGCCGATGGGCGCGGCCGTCCTGGGATTCGCCGTGGCCGCGCTCTCGATGCTGCTGCTCACCGGCCGCGCGGAGCGTGCCTAA
- the aroC gene encoding chorismate synthase: MLRWLTAGESHGPALVALMEGVPAGVRVTSDDIGRDLARRRLGYGRGARMSFERDEVEIVGGIRHGVTLGSPVAIRVGNSEWPKWQTVMAADPVDPEELAAQARNAPLTRPRPGHADLAGMQKYGHTDARPILERASARETAARVAVGVVAKALIRQALGIDVVSHVIELGSVAAKAGLIPTPEDAERIDADPLRCLDPEASARMVAEVDAAKKDADTLGGIVEVLAYGVPPGLGSHVQWDRKLDARLAAALMSIQSVKGVEIGDGFTQARSRGSVAHDEIVPTPEGVKRITDRAGGLEGGITNGEGLRVRAALKPISSLNRALQTVDVTTGEPATAINQRSDVCAVPAGAVVAEAMVALVLAEAATEKFGGDSVAEIRRNLAGYVDSLLIR, translated from the coding sequence GTGTTGCGCTGGCTAACCGCAGGGGAATCGCACGGTCCGGCGCTCGTCGCCCTGATGGAGGGCGTGCCCGCCGGTGTGCGGGTGACGAGCGACGACATCGGCCGTGATCTCGCGCGCCGCCGTCTCGGATACGGGCGGGGCGCGCGGATGTCGTTCGAGAGGGACGAGGTCGAGATCGTCGGCGGCATCCGCCACGGCGTGACCCTCGGTAGCCCCGTGGCCATCCGCGTCGGTAACTCCGAATGGCCGAAGTGGCAGACGGTGATGGCCGCCGACCCCGTCGACCCGGAGGAGCTGGCGGCCCAGGCGCGCAACGCCCCGCTGACCCGGCCCCGCCCCGGCCACGCCGACCTGGCCGGCATGCAGAAGTACGGGCACACCGACGCCCGCCCGATCCTGGAGCGCGCCAGCGCCCGGGAGACCGCGGCCCGCGTCGCCGTCGGCGTGGTGGCCAAGGCCCTGATCCGGCAGGCGCTGGGCATCGACGTCGTCTCGCACGTGATCGAGCTCGGCTCGGTCGCCGCGAAGGCGGGGCTGATCCCCACGCCGGAGGACGCCGAGCGCATCGACGCCGACCCGCTGCGCTGCCTCGACCCCGAGGCGAGCGCGCGCATGGTGGCCGAGGTGGATGCGGCGAAGAAGGACGCGGACACCCTCGGTGGCATCGTCGAGGTGCTGGCTTACGGCGTACCCCCGGGTCTGGGGTCGCATGTGCAGTGGGACCGCAAGCTGGACGCCCGGCTGGCCGCCGCGCTGATGTCCATCCAGTCGGTGAAGGGCGTGGAGATCGGCGACGGCTTCACCCAGGCCCGCTCGCGGGGCTCGGTGGCGCACGACGAGATCGTGCCGACGCCGGAGGGCGTCAAGCGGATCACCGACCGGGCGGGCGGCCTGGAGGGCGGCATCACCAACGGCGAGGGCCTGCGGGTCCGCGCCGCGCTCAAGCCGATCTCCTCGCTCAACCGGGCACTGCAGACCGTGGACGTCACCACGGGGGAACCCGCCACGGCGATCAACCAGCGCTCGGACGTCTGCGCGGTGCCGGCCGGCGCGGTGGTGGCCGAGGCGATGGTGGCGCTGGTGCTAGCCGAGGCCGCGACCGAGAAGTTCGGCGGCGACTCGGTGGCCGAGATCCGCCGCAACCTGGCCGGATACGTCGACAGTCTGCTGATCCGCTGA
- a CDS encoding shikimate kinase: MAPVAVVVGPPGAGKTTVGEAVAALLGVAFADTDHLVAQRAGKAIPEIFFDDGEDEFRRLERETIAAELASFDGVLALGGGAVLDPGTRDALRAQRVVFLTVELSDAVKRVGLGAGRPLLSVNPRATLKYLMEQRRPLYESVATHTVKTDGRAPDELAAEIAALVRAG, translated from the coding sequence ATGGCGCCGGTGGCCGTCGTGGTCGGCCCGCCCGGCGCCGGCAAGACGACCGTGGGCGAGGCCGTCGCCGCGCTGCTCGGCGTCGCGTTCGCGGACACCGATCATCTGGTCGCGCAGCGGGCCGGCAAGGCCATCCCGGAGATCTTCTTCGACGACGGCGAGGACGAGTTCCGCCGGCTCGAACGCGAGACGATCGCCGCCGAGCTCGCCTCCTTCGACGGCGTGCTGGCGCTGGGCGGCGGTGCCGTGCTCGACCCCGGCACCCGTGACGCCCTGCGGGCCCAGCGGGTGGTCTTCCTGACCGTCGAGCTGTCCGACGCGGTGAAGCGGGTGGGGCTCGGCGCCGGGCGCCCGTTGCTGAGCGTCAATCCGCGGGCGACGCTGAAGTACCTCATGGAGCAGCGCCGCCCGCTGTACGAGTCGGTGGCCACGCACACGGTGAAGACCGACGGACGCGCTCCCGATGAGCTCGCCGCCGAGATCGCGGCGCTGGTCAGGGCCGGCTAG
- a CDS encoding Clp protease N-terminal domain-containing protein, which translates to MPKINVYLPDSLADAVREAGVPVSAICQRALEQAVRRITAIRQTVLSDLDPAQLASRLPHFTPRTVAVLSLATERARDTAASAVTSGHLLHGMLAEGGNMALQILGAMEIDPASITVPDGAEPGGEGEGLRFSSPAANAVELAVTEATSMGHNYVGCEHLLVGLSAEPDGLAGRVLGDRGADARATRRAVAAAMAGYAHLRASAPTPAATAGLLTAVRAELAPLIRRIEALEASRP; encoded by the coding sequence ATGCCGAAAATCAACGTGTATCTGCCCGACAGCCTCGCCGACGCGGTCCGCGAGGCCGGCGTGCCGGTGTCGGCCATCTGCCAGCGGGCCCTGGAGCAGGCCGTACGCCGCATCACCGCCATCCGGCAGACCGTGCTGAGCGACCTCGACCCGGCGCAGCTCGCGAGCCGGCTTCCGCACTTCACCCCGCGGACCGTGGCCGTGCTCTCCCTGGCCACCGAGCGGGCCCGGGACACCGCAGCCTCGGCGGTGACCAGCGGCCACCTGTTGCACGGGATGCTCGCGGAGGGCGGCAACATGGCCCTGCAGATCCTCGGCGCGATGGAGATCGACCCCGCCTCGATCACCGTGCCCGACGGCGCCGAACCCGGCGGCGAGGGCGAGGGACTGCGGTTCAGCTCCCCCGCCGCCAATGCGGTCGAGCTGGCCGTCACCGAGGCGACGAGCATGGGACACAACTACGTCGGGTGTGAGCACCTGCTCGTCGGTCTGTCCGCCGAGCCGGACGGGCTGGCCGGGCGCGTGCTGGGCGACCGGGGCGCCGACGCCCGCGCGACCCGGCGCGCGGTGGCCGCCGCGATGGCCGGCTATGCCCATCTGCGCGCGAGCGCGCCGACACCGGCGGCGACGGCGGGCCTGCTGACCGCCGTACGCGCGGAACTGGCGCCCCTGATCCGGCGGATCGAGGCGCTGGAGGCTAGCCGGCCCTGA
- the aroB gene encoding 3-dehydroquinate synthase, whose translation MDEMTRISVSGDRPYDVLVGRDLLDELPGLIDGAVRAAILYAAPLKQRAEAVAEVLRRAGVRPLPIEVPDAEAGKSIEVAARCWDELGAAGFTRTDVVLGVGGGAVTDLAGFVAAGWLRGVRWVPVSSSLLGMVDAAVGGKTGVNIAAGKNLVGAFHPPAGVLCDLGLFATLPADDLVAGLAEVVKCGFIADPVILDLIEADPAAAADPDSGVVRELVERAIRVKVDVVGVDLRESGLREILNYGHTLGHAIEKHEAYGWKHGHAVAVGLVYAAELGRLTGRLDDATAARHRSVLSLLGLPVSYRADAWPDLLAAMRIDKKARADTLRFVVLDGLARPGILAVSDESVLAHAYAAVAS comes from the coding sequence ATGGACGAGATGACCCGCATTTCCGTGTCCGGCGACCGGCCCTACGACGTGCTCGTCGGGCGTGACCTGCTCGACGAATTGCCCGGGCTGATCGACGGTGCCGTCCGCGCCGCGATCCTCTACGCCGCGCCGTTGAAGCAGCGCGCCGAGGCGGTCGCCGAGGTGCTCCGGCGGGCCGGCGTACGCCCCCTGCCGATCGAGGTGCCCGACGCCGAGGCCGGCAAGAGCATCGAGGTCGCCGCCCGCTGCTGGGACGAGCTCGGGGCGGCCGGCTTCACGCGTACGGACGTGGTGCTGGGCGTCGGCGGGGGAGCGGTGACGGACCTCGCCGGGTTCGTGGCCGCCGGCTGGCTGCGCGGGGTGCGGTGGGTGCCGGTCTCGTCGTCGCTGCTCGGCATGGTCGACGCGGCCGTCGGCGGCAAGACCGGCGTCAACATCGCCGCCGGCAAGAACCTGGTCGGCGCCTTCCACCCGCCCGCCGGCGTGCTGTGCGACCTCGGCCTGTTCGCCACGCTGCCCGCCGACGACCTGGTCGCCGGGCTCGCCGAGGTGGTCAAGTGCGGCTTCATCGCCGACCCCGTGATCCTCGACCTCATCGAGGCCGACCCCGCGGCCGCCGCCGACCCGGACAGTGGCGTCGTGCGCGAGCTGGTCGAGCGGGCGATCCGGGTGAAGGTCGACGTCGTCGGCGTCGACCTGCGCGAGTCCGGGCTGCGCGAGATCCTCAACTACGGCCACACCCTGGGGCACGCCATCGAGAAGCACGAGGCGTACGGCTGGAAGCACGGTCACGCGGTCGCCGTCGGCCTGGTCTACGCGGCCGAGCTGGGCCGCCTGACCGGCCGCCTCGACGACGCCACCGCGGCCCGGCACCGCTCGGTGCTGTCCCTGCTCGGCCTGCCGGTCTCGTACCGCGCCGACGCCTGGCCCGACCTGCTCGCCGCGATGCGCATCGACAAGAAGGCCCGCGCGGACACGCTGCGCTTCGTCGTGCTGGACGGCCTGGCCCGCCCCGGCATCCTCGCCGTCTCGGACGAGTCGGTGCTGGCGCACGCCTACGCGGCGGTCGCCTCATGA
- the aroQ gene encoding type II 3-dehydroquinate dehydratase, which produces MTRAYVLNGPNLGRLGTRQVDVYGLTSYAGLVTLCEETGRELGLDVVVRQTDAEHEMLGWLHAAADEQAPVVLNPGAWSHYSYAIRDACALLRAPLVEVHISNIHAREEFRHHSVVSAVATGVIAGLGVDGYRLALRHLAGLL; this is translated from the coding sequence ATGACCCGCGCGTACGTGCTCAACGGCCCCAACCTCGGCCGGCTCGGCACCCGCCAGGTCGACGTGTACGGCCTGACGTCGTACGCCGGCCTCGTCACGCTGTGCGAGGAGACCGGCCGGGAGCTGGGCCTGGACGTCGTGGTCCGGCAGACCGACGCCGAGCACGAGATGCTGGGCTGGCTGCACGCCGCCGCGGACGAGCAGGCGCCGGTCGTGCTGAACCCGGGCGCGTGGTCGCACTACTCGTACGCGATCCGCGACGCCTGCGCCTTGCTGCGCGCCCCCCTGGTCGAGGTGCACATCTCCAACATCCACGCCCGCGAGGAGTTCCGGCACCACTCGGTCGTCTCCGCGGTGGCGACCGGGGTGATCGCGGGGCTCGGGGTGGACGGCTACCGGCTGGCCCTGCGCCACCTCGCCGGGCTGCTCTGA
- the efp gene encoding elongation factor P, whose product MASTNDLKNGLVLNLDGELWAVVEFQHVKPGKGGAFVRTTLKNVLSGKVVDKTFNAGTKVETATVDKRTMQYLYQDGEDFVFMDLDTFDQITVPGGTVGEAANYLLPEAEATVATHEGVPLYIELPTSVFLEVTYTEPGLQGDRSTGGTKPATVETGATVQVPLFITTGEKIKVDTRDGRYLGRS is encoded by the coding sequence ATGGCTTCCACCAACGACCTGAAGAACGGCCTGGTGCTCAACCTCGACGGCGAGCTGTGGGCCGTGGTCGAGTTCCAGCACGTCAAGCCGGGCAAGGGTGGGGCGTTCGTGCGCACCACGCTCAAGAACGTCCTCTCCGGCAAGGTCGTGGACAAGACCTTCAACGCCGGCACCAAGGTCGAGACCGCCACCGTCGACAAGCGCACGATGCAGTATCTGTACCAGGACGGCGAGGACTTCGTCTTCATGGACCTGGACACCTTCGACCAGATCACGGTGCCCGGCGGCACGGTCGGCGAGGCGGCCAACTACCTGCTCCCCGAGGCCGAGGCCACGGTGGCGACGCACGAGGGTGTGCCGCTCTACATCGAGCTGCCGACCAGCGTCTTCCTCGAGGTGACCTACACCGAGCCCGGCCTGCAGGGCGACCGCTCGACCGGCGGCACCAAGCCGGCCACCGTCGAGACCGGCGCGACCGTGCAGGTCCCCCTCTTCATCACCACCGGCGAGAAGATCAAGGTCGACACCCGCGACGGCCGTTACCTCGGCCGAAGCTGA
- the nusB gene encoding transcription antitermination factor NusB, giving the protein MPARRKARKRALDVLYEADLRDLPPSQVLTTYLDRIAKPRPEHLDYTIGLVEGVAKHLDRIDELIASYAEGWTLERMPVVDRNLARIAVYELLYLPEIDDPVAITEAVELAKQMSTDDSPRFLNGILGRIAEFATR; this is encoded by the coding sequence ATGCCTGCGCGCCGCAAGGCGCGCAAGCGCGCGCTCGACGTCCTCTACGAGGCCGACCTGCGCGACCTGCCGCCGAGCCAGGTGCTCACCACCTACCTGGACCGGATCGCCAAGCCCCGCCCGGAGCACCTGGACTACACGATCGGCCTGGTGGAGGGCGTCGCCAAGCACCTCGACCGGATCGACGAGCTGATCGCCAGCTACGCCGAGGGCTGGACCCTGGAGCGCATGCCGGTGGTGGACCGCAACCTGGCCCGCATCGCCGTCTACGAGCTGCTCTACCTGCCGGAGATCGACGACCCGGTGGCCATCACCGAGGCGGTCGAGCTCGCGAAGCAGATGTCGACCGACGACAGCCCCCGCTTCCTCAACGGCATCCTCGGCCGGATCGCCGAGTTCGCCACCCGGTAG
- a CDS encoding transcriptional regulator, translating to MPSEYAKSLGARLRSIRQQQGLSLQGVEEKSNGRWKAVVVGSYERGDRAVTVSRLAELADFYRVPVSELLPDGSGVRLEATNKIVLDLEKLYDAAGEDLAYVARYARAIQQQRGDYNGRVLSIRADDLRALAIVYDISPSGLIERLTEAGVLVADPRAFFAS from the coding sequence ATGCCGTCTGAGTACGCCAAGTCGTTGGGCGCCCGCCTGCGCTCCATCCGCCAACAGCAGGGCCTTTCCCTGCAGGGTGTGGAAGAGAAGTCGAACGGCCGCTGGAAGGCCGTGGTGGTGGGATCGTACGAGCGCGGCGACCGCGCCGTCACCGTCTCGCGCCTGGCCGAGCTGGCCGACTTCTACCGCGTGCCCGTCTCGGAACTGCTGCCCGACGGCAGCGGCGTCCGGCTCGAGGCCACCAACAAGATCGTGCTGGACCTGGAGAAGCTGTACGACGCGGCCGGCGAGGACCTCGCCTACGTCGCGCGCTACGCCCGGGCCATCCAGCAGCAGCGCGGCGACTACAACGGCCGCGTCCTCTCCATCCGCGCCGACGACCTGCGCGCGCTCGCGATCGTGTACGACATCTCGCCGTCCGGCTTGATCGAGCGCCTCACCGAGGCGGGCGTCCTGGTCGCCGACCCGCGCGCCTTCTTCGCTAGCTGA